Proteins encoded together in one Lathyrus oleraceus cultivar Zhongwan6 chromosome 5, CAAS_Psat_ZW6_1.0, whole genome shotgun sequence window:
- the LOC127086959 gene encoding uncharacterized protein LOC127086959 has product MQYLKSTTLLLSPSPLNFSHRSLNHTKCFSSLSSSTVSPWSGLHSWRHTPLNENRNWGPLGPHPAPEPDLNDSPFSPFGEASSLAEFGSIVLSTTDPLTKSHLSHVAYSLWRRHNLPIGLSHPPSRPARPEKPILVSPREIPAPKNSGLPLNAYLLHNLAHVELNAIDLAWDTVVRFSPYRDLLGEGFFADFAHVADDESRHFSWCSQRLAELGFKYGDMPAHNLLWRECEKSSDNVAARLAVIPLVQEARGLDAGPRLVQKLVGFGDNRTSKIVARIAEEEVAHVAVGLCWFLSVCQKMGRTPDSTFKDLLKEYNVELKGPFNYVAREEAGIPRDWYDAPSTSNQEKKDKDDNKEHLSEVYERVASIIAMERENLSLTRPPE; this is encoded by the exons ATGCAGTATCTCAAATCCACGACTTTGCTGTTATCACCATCACCCTTGAACTTCTCCCACCGTTCTCTCAATCACACCAAATGCTTCTCTTCTTTATCTTCTTCAACTGTTTCTCCTTGGTCCGGTCTCCATTCATGGAGGCACACTCCTCTCAACGAGAATCGCAACTGGGGTCCACTCGGTCCTCACCCCGCACCAGAACCCGACCTTAATGACTCCCCTTTCTCCCCTTTCGGTGAAGCTTCTTCATTGGCTGAGTTTGGTTCCATTGTTCTTTCTACTACCGACCCTCTCACCAAGTCCCATCTCTCCCACGTCGCTTACTCCCTCTGGCGCCGCCACAATCTTCCTATTGGCCTCTCCCACCCTCCATCTCGACCTGCCCGGCCCGAAAAACCTATACTG GTTTCTCCTAGGGAAATTCCTGCTCCTAAAAATTCGGGTTTGCCTCTGAATGCTTATTTGCTTCATAATCTAGCACATGTGGAGCTCAATGCAATTGATTTGGCTTGGGATACTGTTGTTCGATTTTCTCCTTATAGGGATCTTCTTGGGGAGGGGTTCTTTGCTGATTTTGCTCATGTTGCTGATGATGAGAGTCGTCACTTCTCTTGGTGTTCTCAGAGGCTTGCTGAACTGGGTTTCAA ATATGGAGATATGCCAGCTCACAATTTGCTATGGAGGGAATGTGAGAAATCATCAGACAATGTTGCTGCACGTTTGGCAGTGATCCCACTAGTCCAG GAGGCTAGAGGACTTGATGCTGGGCCACGTTTGGTGCAAAAATTAGTTGGCTTTGGAGATAATAGGACATCTAAAATTGTGGCTAGAATTGCTGAAGAGGAAGTTGCACATGTAGCAGTGGGGCTTTGCTGGTTTCTTTCTGTCTGTCAAAAAATGGGCCGCACCCCAGATTCCACTTTTAAAG ACTTGCTCAAGGAATACAATGTGGAACTAAAAGGTCCCTTCAATTATGTGGCTCGAGAGGAAGCTGGCATTCCCCGTGATTG GTATGATGCCCCATCAACAAGCAATCAAGAAAAGAAAGACAAAGATGACAATAAAGAACACCTCTCTGAA GTTTATGAGAGGGTAGCTTCCATCATTGCTATGGAAAGAGAGAATTTAAGTTTGACAAGGCCACCTGAATGA
- the LOC127086960 gene encoding signaling peptide TAXIMIN 1: MCNSNGDCRPLGFLLGLPFAFLCLIISIIGIIVWIVGLTLTCICPCCLCLTVIVELALELVKAPLHVMEWFTSKIPC; this comes from the exons ATGTGTAATTCAAATGGTGATTGCAGACCCTTAGGTTTTCTCTTGGGTCTACCCTTTGCTTTTCTCTGCCTCATCATCTCAATCATTGGTATTATTGTATGGATCGTTGG GTTGACACTGACATGTATATGTCCCTGCTGTTTGTGCTTGACAGTAATTGTGGAACTTGCTTTGGAATTGGTAAAGGCTCCACTTCATGTTATGGAATGGTTCACCTCTAAGATCCCATGTTGA